The following are from one region of the Marinomonas sp. CT5 genome:
- a CDS encoding HU family DNA-binding protein codes for MNKSELIDAIAASADLSKASASNALDATLKAIEAALAKGDQVTLVGFGTFAVKERAARTGRNPQTGEEIQIKAAKVPGFKAGKGLKDAVN; via the coding sequence GTGAACAAATCTGAATTGATTGATGCTATTGCAGCGTCTGCTGATTTATCTAAAGCTTCTGCAAGCAATGCTCTTGACGCAACTTTAAAAGCAATTGAAGCTGCTTTGGCAAAAGGTGACCAGGTTACACTAGTTGGTTTTGGTACTTTTGCAGTTAAAGAACGTGCGGCTCGTACAGGTCGTAATCCTCAAACTGGTGAGGAAATCCAAATTAAAGCAGCGAAGGTTCCAGGTTTTAAAGCCGGTAAAGG